NNNNNNNNNNNNNNNNNNNNNNNNNNNNNNNNNNNNNNNNNNNNNNNNNNNNNNNNNNNNNNNNNNNNNNNNNNNNNNNNNNNNNNNNNNNNNNNNNNNNNNNNNNNNNNNNNNNNNNNNNNNNNNNNNNNNNNNNNNNNNNNNNNNNNNNNNNNNNNNNNNNNNNNNNNNNNNNNNNNNNNNNNNNNNNNNNNNNNNNNNNNNNNNNNNNNNNNNNNNNNNNNNNNNNNNNNNNNNNNNNNNNNNNNNNNNNNNNNNNNNNNNNNNNNNNNNNNNNNNNNNNNNNNNNNNNNNNNNNNNNNNNNNNNNNNNNNNNNNNNNNNNNNNNNNNNNNNNNNNNNNNNNNNNNNNNNNNNNNNNNNNNNNNNNNNNNNNNNNNNNNNNNNNNNNNNGGTAGTAAAAGTTTTAGGTTTTTACCACGACAGCTGTCCTATTAGGCTTTAAAAACTGTGAAAGGTTTTACAGCCCAACCAAATCACCTTCATTGAGTTTAACCAATATCAAGATATATAGAGATGTGTCAGAATTTAAGACTCCCCTAAACTTAACCAATTTTCATTATTGATTGTCTAGCTGTATctgatttttaaatttactcatttaattatatattaaattttcttttttgacataaTAAAATGTAAAGTTTCAttgaaactaataaatttttccTGATGAGTCATATTTTAATACTTCCAATACAGGTAGTTATATCTACTACAAGTAgtaatgaaaattatatacatatggTATTAAATGGGTTATCAACTTTTAATAGTTCATTGTGATGTCACtgtatttcttaaatttttggctttttgaaGACTAATTTTTATCTCccatttacataatttttaaaattagattatTTAATTTCCTATATGTAGTCTATCTTATCATTTTggttttacattatatataagtTGAACTTACAAAGTTAACAAAAGTTAAGTTCTCATTATAGTCATGGCAAATCTAACTCTAGAACTCAACATTAGATCTGCAAGCAACCTTGTAAATGTCAATCTCATCACAAAGATGAATGTTTACGTCAACATCACCATTCATGACGAAAATTCccgaaagaaacaaaaggcaAAAACCAATGTCGATCGCTCCCGTGGATCTAACCCGGTTTGGTATCACCCAGTCAAATTTTCTGTCAGTGAGAGATTGGTGTATGATGATCGTTTGACACTCGTCATGAGACTGATATCTCGTGGATACCTAGGCAACAAAGATATCGGAAGAGTTAGCATCCCATTACTTGAACTTTTGAATTCAGTTAACCCGCCAACTAACGAAGCTGGTAATAGCCAAGAGATGAAACTGATGATTTATCAGGTGAGAACCCCGTCAGGTAAACGGTCAGGGACTTTAACTTTCTCATACCGGTTTAAACCAGATTTACCGGCGATCATTAACCAGAGTTCTGTTCCACCACCGTATCAAATCGCACATCCACCACAATCGCCAATTGAGTTTCCTAAGTTGTCTCAGCCGCGGGATTTTCTAAAACATCCTTTTGCTTCCGGATCAAGCAAGGGTCATCTTCCAGTATCCTACGGTGCTGTGGAGACGGAGGAAGCTGATCAATCTAAGAGCCACGCGCCACCACCAGCTAGCCACCAAGGATATGGACGGTATGGTTATGCGTCGCCGTCACCGGTGGGATATGGATACGCAAGTCCGTCGTATCAGCACCCGAAGGAGACTGGGCTTGGAATTGGAATTGGATTGGGAGCTGGGCTTTTGGGTGGGCTGGTGATGGGTGATATAGTGTCTGATGTCGCAAACTGCTTTGatgattaatttgttttctctaaacaattttttttaaaaattattgtgtctagtatatatatatatatatatatatatatatatatatatttgtcttctatattttgttttatttacatttttcttggcatggattaataaaaaataattgtgagactctaccaaaaaaataaaaaataattgtgagAGACTTTAGGGAAAacttgataaatgacaaaaacaaaaaacaaacaaaatttttttaccTGCTACATGTCAATTGTTGCCAAAGAGATTTTACTAAAGTCCATTTAGTAATTTGAATAATAGAAAATACGCATCCTCCTATTATGTTGAaaccacaaaaataaattagCCGAAAAATATTGCAAACTGTCATATTGCTTCGTATGAAAATATACCATTATCAACACTTTCGTATGTCTTCAACATCTTCAAAATGTACCCTACATGTAGTTGCGCCACATTTTTGCCCTTATGATAATTTTTATACTCAACTATTAATTTACTAGcctcatatttttctaaaaatttaaatacattGAAAACATCAAATGTCCTCAATCCTACCATAGAATATATGGTGTCAAGTAAAAACGTATAGGCCTCCATATTACTAACAAAGTGAtctaacattttattttgtgtgaaaAAACCCTTGTGtatatcaatataattttatttattgaatttcCCTTGAAACTaaatctgtatatatttctttgttttctttcttttgaatttatatGATGTAGAAAGTACATTTattacatgtatttttgtaCATTCATCCAAATCTTTATTTTCATAACTATTGAAATCAATGCATCGAATTTTATGCTTTTTCAATTCataaatgacaaaaaataatttaaacttgCTACTCACTTATTATTTCCTTCCATCAATAATCACTCAATtcctacaaaacaacaaaccatAAGcacaaaacataacatatttttgtaaaaaatcacATGTCCATGTCATTGGTCTCAagctattaatattataatcatATGCTTAAAATGTAAAAACGTCATTCAATCTTCACTGTAAACAGATAAAAACACGGATCTACATTGCCCGAGTCAGAGCTCGCTGATAAATTCTGACCGTCtatgaaacaaaatcatgaccattaattttaatcatttggaTGTTATTGGAAAATGCGATTTTTGTATCTATGAAGCGCGATCATAGCTGGTCCATTAGCGTATCATACTACtagaaattggattttttttaatctactaaaatgattgatttatatataacttaatcCGAGATTAGGGGAAACAATTATAGttgatattctattttttttaataaatcagTTAATTATATGTTCCATTACGCAAAAATGTTTCATTCTTATGCTTTTCACATAATCACATCCCCAAAAAAGTTGGAAGTAGAATTGACCAAGTCCTTTTAACGTGTTTATTTTCCgttttctatttcatttttttatttagtctTTCTACGTTTGTTACGTTAGTTGTTAATTCTGCAACCCATAGATATAGGAACCGCATCCCTGAAGGGGAAGtaatcaaatttacaaaaaaacagtGGAACTTCTTTATAAACTAAAGTCTGATAAACTAATATCATCTTTGCGTGGAAGCTCGAAGTCATGGCAAATCTCACCCTAGAGCTTAACATCAACTCCGCAAGTGATCTTAAGCATGTCGACTACATCACAAAGATGAACGTTTACACCGTCATAACCCTTGAAGGCGACAAACACCAAAAGAAACAGAAGGTGAAAACTGCTGTTGATCGCTCTGGTGAATCCAACCCTAATTGGAATCACGCTATCAAAATTTTTGTCAACGAGAGATTACCCCTTGAAGGTCGTTTGACACTCGTCGTGAGATTGTTCTCCAAACGAATCCTCGGTGATAAAGATATTGGTAGTATTGAAGTCTCGCTACTTGATCTCTTGCGCTTACATACGCAGTCAACTAGTGGTAACAACCATGGCATGAGGTTTGTGACGTATCAGGTGAAAACTAGGTCGAAGAAACTGAAAGGTCATTTGACTTTCTCGTACCGGTTCAATGGGGCACTTGTTCAGTCTGGTAACGGTTACCACCAGGTGCCAACGTGGGCTATTCCGAGTCAGCATGTGTATGGACCTTATGGTTGCATACCGCCTCCACCGCCACCGGATTATGGATACGTAGGTCTGCCGACGAATTATGAAGCAAGGCTACAAAatattgttgattttgttaatataattaatattgcTA
The sequence above is a segment of the Camelina sativa cultivar DH55 chromosome 10, Cs, whole genome shotgun sequence genome. Coding sequences within it:
- the LOC104720342 gene encoding protein SRC2-like; this translates as MANLTLELNIRSASNLVNVNLITKMNVYVNITIHDENSRKKQKAKTNVDRSRGSNPVWYHPVKFSVSERLVYDDRLTLVMRLISRGYLGNKDIGRVSIPLLELLNSVNPPTNEAGNSQEMKLMIYQVRTPSGKRSGTLTFSYRFKPDLPAIINQSSVPPPYQIAHPPQSPIEFPKLSQPRDFLKHPFASGSSKGHLPVSYGAVETEEADQSKSHAPPPASHQGYGRYGYASPSPVGYGYASPSYQHPKETGLGIGIGLGAGLLGGLVMGDIVSDVANCFDD